The Budorcas taxicolor isolate Tak-1 chromosome 25, Takin1.1, whole genome shotgun sequence genome includes a region encoding these proteins:
- the ROBO4 gene encoding roundabout homolog 4 isoform X3 → MGSGGARLFGVHWALPLLLLTGSMAQDFPPQILVHPEDQLFQGPDPARMRCRASGQPPPTIRWLLDGHPLSMVPPDVHHLLPDGTLLLLRPPPRGRAHDDRTRSTDLGVYTCEASNRLGTAVSRGARLSMAVLQEDFQVQPRDTVAAVGEQVLLQCEPPWGHPEPTVSWWKDEKPLALQPGRHSVSQGSLLMARAEKSDAGTYMCVATNSAGRRQSRVARVSIQVPSAPPQEVTLKPGNGSILVSWVPPPAENHNGIIRGYQVWSLGNTSLPPANWTVVGEQTQLEIATHMSGSYCVQVAAVTGAGAGQPSSPVCLLLEQAMERAAQQPSAHSPWTLEQLWAALKRPEVIASGGVVLWLLLLGTAVCIHRRRRAGVRLGPGLYRYTSEDAILKHRMDHSDSPWLADTWRSTSGSRDLSSSSSLSSRLGVDPRDPLDGRRSLISWDPRSPGVPLLPDTSTFYGSLIAEGPSSPPARPSPQAPAARRLTPQLAQLSSPWPSSDSLCGRRGLSSPRLSLAPAEAWKARKKQELHQANSSPLLRASHPAELWACDLGNRGSKNFSQSPGAVPRALVAWRALGPQLLSSSSELMTRPLPPVPIAPRGPPTQSQQTQHSVEPPAPTSPPPPAAPVPALIPSSALHLSSPQASSLSGPSPASSRLSSSSLSSLGEDQDSVLTPEEVALSLELSEGEETPRNSVSPMPRAPSPPITYGYISVPTASDLADMGRPGGGVGSEVRGLLCPPRPCLTPTPSEGSLANGWGSASEDNGPSARASLVSSSDGSFLADAHFARALAVAADSFGFGLEPREADCVFTDVSSPPSPRDDLSLTSTLSLTPWEWRSDWLEDIEKNPTQWLGRGLPPWLPESRISSQKSQLSSPVPKAGDFS, encoded by the exons GTCAGCCACCTCCCACCATCCGCTGGCTGCTGGACGGGCACCCCCTGAGCATGGTGCCCCCAGACGTTCACCACCTCCTCCCGGACGGAACCCTCCTGCTTCTGCGGCCCCCTCCCCGGGGACGTGCCCACGATGACCGCACCCGATCCACGGACCTGGGAGTCTACACCTGTGAGGCCAGCAACCGGCTGGGCACGGCAGTGAGCCGGGGCGCACGGCTGTCCATGGCTG TCCTCCAGGAGGATTTCCAGGTCCAGCCTCGGGACACAGTGGCTGCAGTGGGCGAGCAGGTGCTTCTGCAGTGCGAGCCGCCGTGGGGCCACCCAGAGCCCACTGTCTCATGGTGGAAGGATGAGAAACCCCTGGCCCTGCAGCCAGGGCGGCACTCG GTGTCCCAAGGCTCCCTGCTGATGGCAAGAGCAGAGAAGAGTGACGCAGGGACCTACATGTGTGTggccaccaacagtgcaggacgACGGCAGAGCCGGGTGGCCAGGGTGTCCATCCAGG TGCCCAGTGCCCCTCCCCAGGAGGTGACCCTAAAACCTGGCAACGGCAGTATCCTTGTGAGCTGGGTCCCACCACCTGCTGAAAACCACAACGGCATCATCCGTGGCTACCAG GTCTGGAGCCTGGGCAACACCTCGTTGCCCCCGGCCAACTGGACCGTGGTGGGTGAGCAGACCCAGCTGGAGATTGCCACGCACATGTCAGGTTCCTACTGCGTGcaagtggctgcagtcactggcgCAGGCGCTGGGCAGCCCAGCAGCCCTGTCTGCCTCCTATTAG AGCAGGCCATGGAGCGAGCTGCCCAGCAACCCAGTGCGCATAGCCCATGGACCCTGGAGCAGCTGTGGGCAGCCTTGAAGCGGCCAGAGGTCATTGCCAGCGGGGGCGTtgtgctgtggctgctgctgctgggcacTGCCGTGTGCATCCACCGCCGGCGCCGAGCTGGGGTGCGCCTGGGCCCAG GTCTGTACAGGTACACCAGTGAAGATGCCATCTTAAAACACAG GATGGATCACAGCGACTCCCCCTGGCTGGCGGACACGTGGCGCTCCACCTCCGGCTCTCGAgacctcagcagcagcagcagcctcagcagTCGGCTTGGAGTGGACCCCCGGGACCCGCTAGATGGTCGCCGCTCTT TGATCTCCTGGGATCCCCGAAGCCCTGGGGTGCCCCTGCTTCCTGACACCAGCACTTTCTATGGCTCCCTCATCGCCGAGGGGCCTTCCAGCCCCCCAGCCCGGCCAagcccccaggccccagctgcCAGGCGGCTCACACCCCAGCTGGCTCAGCTCTCCAGCCCCTGGCCCAGTTCGGACAGCCTCTGTGGCCGCCGGGGCCTCTCTTCCCCACGCTTGTCTCTGGCCCCTGCAGAGGCCTGGAAGGCCAGAAAGAAGCAGG AGTTGCACCAGGCGAACAGCTCCCCACTGCTCCGAGCCAGCCACCCTGCGGAGCTCTGGGCCTGCGACTTGGGCAACAGAGGCTCCAAGAACTTTTCCCAAAGCCCAG GAGCTGTGCCCCGTGCTCTGGTGGCCTGGCGGGCGCTGGGACCACAGCTCCTCAGCTCCTCCAGTGAGCTGATGACTCGCCCTTTGCCCCCAGTACCCATCGCTCCCCGTGGACCCCCCACTCAGAGTCAACAGACCCA GCACTCAgtggagcccccagcccccacctcccctccaccGCCAGCAGCCCCCGTCCCCGCCCTCATTCCCTCCAGTGCCCTCCACCTCTCCAGCCCCCAGGCCTCTTCCCTCTCTGGTCCCAGCCCAGCATCCAGCCGCCTGTCCAGCTCGTCGCTGTCGTCCCTGGGGGAGGATCAGGACAGTGTGCTGACCCCTGAGGAGGTGGCCCTGAGCCTGGAGCTCAGTGAGGGTGAGGAGACCCCCAG GAACAGTGTCTCTCCGATGCCAAGGGCGCCTTCCCCTCCCATCACCTATGGCTACATCAGCGTCCCCACGGCCTCAGACCTAGCGGACATGGGCAggcctggaggaggggtggggtccGAGGTGAGGGGCTTGCTGTGCCCACCTCGGCCCTGCCTCACACCCACCCCCAGCGAGGGCTCCTTGGCCAACGGCTGGGGCTCAGCCTCAGAGGACAACGGCCCCAGCGCCAGAGCCAGCCTGGTCAGCTCCTCCGATGGCTCCTTCCTGGCTGATGCCCACTTCGCCCGGGCCCTGGCCGTGGCTGCGGACAGCTTTGGCTTTGGTCTGGAGCCGAGGGAAGCAGACTGCGTCTTCACGG ACGTTTCGTCACCTCCTTCCCCTCGGGACGACCTCTCTCTGACTTCCACCCTTTCCCTGACCCCGTGGGAGTGGAGGTCAGACTGGTTGGAGGACATTGAGAAAAATCCCACCCAGTGGCTGGGAAGGGGGCTGCCTCCCTGGCTGCCTGAATCTCGGATCTCTTCCCAGAAAAGTCAGCTCAGCTCTCCTGTGCCCAAAGCTGGCG ACTTCTCCTGA
- the ROBO4 gene encoding roundabout homolog 4 isoform X1: MGSGGARLFGVHWALPLLLLTGSMAQDFPPQILVHPEDQLFQGPDPARMRCRASGQPPPTIRWLLDGHPLSMVPPDVHHLLPDGTLLLLRPPPRGRAHDDRTRSTDLGVYTCEASNRLGTAVSRGARLSMAVLQEDFQVQPRDTVAAVGEQVLLQCEPPWGHPEPTVSWWKDEKPLALQPGRHSVSQGSLLMARAEKSDAGTYMCVATNSAGRRQSRVARVSIQEPQDYKEPLELLAVHIQLENVTLLNPDPKKGTKPGPAVWLSWKVSGPAAPAQSYTVLFRTQAAPGGQGAPWAEALLAGWQSAELGGLHWGQDYEFKVRPSSGRAQGPDSNVLLLRLPEQVPSAPPQEVTLKPGNGSILVSWVPPPAENHNGIIRGYQVWSLGNTSLPPANWTVVGEQTQLEIATHMSGSYCVQVAAVTGAGAGQPSSPVCLLLEQAMERAAQQPSAHSPWTLEQLWAALKRPEVIASGGVVLWLLLLGTAVCIHRRRRAGVRLGPGLYRYTSEDAILKHRMDHSDSPWLADTWRSTSGSRDLSSSSSLSSRLGVDPRDPLDGRRSLISWDPRSPGVPLLPDTSTFYGSLIAEGPSSPPARPSPQAPAARRLTPQLAQLSSPWPSSDSLCGRRGLSSPRLSLAPAEAWKARKKQELHQANSSPLLRASHPAELWACDLGNRGSKNFSQSPGAVPRALVAWRALGPQLLSSSSELMTRPLPPVPIAPRGPPTQSQQTQHSVEPPAPTSPPPPAAPVPALIPSSALHLSSPQASSLSGPSPASSRLSSSSLSSLGEDQDSVLTPEEVALSLELSEGEETPRNSVSPMPRAPSPPITYGYISVPTASDLADMGRPGGGVGSEVRGLLCPPRPCLTPTPSEGSLANGWGSASEDNGPSARASLVSSSDGSFLADAHFARALAVAADSFGFGLEPREADCVFTDVSSPPSPRDDLSLTSTLSLTPWEWRSDWLEDIEKNPTQWLGRGLPPWLPESRISSQKSQLSSPVPKAGDFS; the protein is encoded by the exons GTCAGCCACCTCCCACCATCCGCTGGCTGCTGGACGGGCACCCCCTGAGCATGGTGCCCCCAGACGTTCACCACCTCCTCCCGGACGGAACCCTCCTGCTTCTGCGGCCCCCTCCCCGGGGACGTGCCCACGATGACCGCACCCGATCCACGGACCTGGGAGTCTACACCTGTGAGGCCAGCAACCGGCTGGGCACGGCAGTGAGCCGGGGCGCACGGCTGTCCATGGCTG TCCTCCAGGAGGATTTCCAGGTCCAGCCTCGGGACACAGTGGCTGCAGTGGGCGAGCAGGTGCTTCTGCAGTGCGAGCCGCCGTGGGGCCACCCAGAGCCCACTGTCTCATGGTGGAAGGATGAGAAACCCCTGGCCCTGCAGCCAGGGCGGCACTCG GTGTCCCAAGGCTCCCTGCTGATGGCAAGAGCAGAGAAGAGTGACGCAGGGACCTACATGTGTGTggccaccaacagtgcaggacgACGGCAGAGCCGGGTGGCCAGGGTGTCCATCCAGG AGCCCCAGGACTACAAGGAGCCCCTGGAGCTTCTGGCTGTGCACATTCAGCTGGAAAACGTGACCCTGCTGAACCCAGACCCCAAGAAGGGCACCAAGCCCGGGCCAGCTGTATGGCTCAGCTGGAAG GTGAGCGGCCCCGCTGCACCTGCTCAGTCCTACACAGTCCTGTTCAGGACCCAGGCCGCCCCTGGGGGCCAGGGAGCCCCGTGGGCAGAGGCCCTGCTGGCTGGCTGGCAGAGCGCAGAGCTTGGGGGCCTCCACTGGGGCCAAGACTACGAGTTCAAAGTGAGACCGTCCTCTGGCCGCGCTCAAGGCCCCGACAGCAACGtgctgctcctgaggctgcctgaACAAG TGCCCAGTGCCCCTCCCCAGGAGGTGACCCTAAAACCTGGCAACGGCAGTATCCTTGTGAGCTGGGTCCCACCACCTGCTGAAAACCACAACGGCATCATCCGTGGCTACCAG GTCTGGAGCCTGGGCAACACCTCGTTGCCCCCGGCCAACTGGACCGTGGTGGGTGAGCAGACCCAGCTGGAGATTGCCACGCACATGTCAGGTTCCTACTGCGTGcaagtggctgcagtcactggcgCAGGCGCTGGGCAGCCCAGCAGCCCTGTCTGCCTCCTATTAG AGCAGGCCATGGAGCGAGCTGCCCAGCAACCCAGTGCGCATAGCCCATGGACCCTGGAGCAGCTGTGGGCAGCCTTGAAGCGGCCAGAGGTCATTGCCAGCGGGGGCGTtgtgctgtggctgctgctgctgggcacTGCCGTGTGCATCCACCGCCGGCGCCGAGCTGGGGTGCGCCTGGGCCCAG GTCTGTACAGGTACACCAGTGAAGATGCCATCTTAAAACACAG GATGGATCACAGCGACTCCCCCTGGCTGGCGGACACGTGGCGCTCCACCTCCGGCTCTCGAgacctcagcagcagcagcagcctcagcagTCGGCTTGGAGTGGACCCCCGGGACCCGCTAGATGGTCGCCGCTCTT TGATCTCCTGGGATCCCCGAAGCCCTGGGGTGCCCCTGCTTCCTGACACCAGCACTTTCTATGGCTCCCTCATCGCCGAGGGGCCTTCCAGCCCCCCAGCCCGGCCAagcccccaggccccagctgcCAGGCGGCTCACACCCCAGCTGGCTCAGCTCTCCAGCCCCTGGCCCAGTTCGGACAGCCTCTGTGGCCGCCGGGGCCTCTCTTCCCCACGCTTGTCTCTGGCCCCTGCAGAGGCCTGGAAGGCCAGAAAGAAGCAGG AGTTGCACCAGGCGAACAGCTCCCCACTGCTCCGAGCCAGCCACCCTGCGGAGCTCTGGGCCTGCGACTTGGGCAACAGAGGCTCCAAGAACTTTTCCCAAAGCCCAG GAGCTGTGCCCCGTGCTCTGGTGGCCTGGCGGGCGCTGGGACCACAGCTCCTCAGCTCCTCCAGTGAGCTGATGACTCGCCCTTTGCCCCCAGTACCCATCGCTCCCCGTGGACCCCCCACTCAGAGTCAACAGACCCA GCACTCAgtggagcccccagcccccacctcccctccaccGCCAGCAGCCCCCGTCCCCGCCCTCATTCCCTCCAGTGCCCTCCACCTCTCCAGCCCCCAGGCCTCTTCCCTCTCTGGTCCCAGCCCAGCATCCAGCCGCCTGTCCAGCTCGTCGCTGTCGTCCCTGGGGGAGGATCAGGACAGTGTGCTGACCCCTGAGGAGGTGGCCCTGAGCCTGGAGCTCAGTGAGGGTGAGGAGACCCCCAG GAACAGTGTCTCTCCGATGCCAAGGGCGCCTTCCCCTCCCATCACCTATGGCTACATCAGCGTCCCCACGGCCTCAGACCTAGCGGACATGGGCAggcctggaggaggggtggggtccGAGGTGAGGGGCTTGCTGTGCCCACCTCGGCCCTGCCTCACACCCACCCCCAGCGAGGGCTCCTTGGCCAACGGCTGGGGCTCAGCCTCAGAGGACAACGGCCCCAGCGCCAGAGCCAGCCTGGTCAGCTCCTCCGATGGCTCCTTCCTGGCTGATGCCCACTTCGCCCGGGCCCTGGCCGTGGCTGCGGACAGCTTTGGCTTTGGTCTGGAGCCGAGGGAAGCAGACTGCGTCTTCACGG ACGTTTCGTCACCTCCTTCCCCTCGGGACGACCTCTCTCTGACTTCCACCCTTTCCCTGACCCCGTGGGAGTGGAGGTCAGACTGGTTGGAGGACATTGAGAAAAATCCCACCCAGTGGCTGGGAAGGGGGCTGCCTCCCTGGCTGCCTGAATCTCGGATCTCTTCCCAGAAAAGTCAGCTCAGCTCTCCTGTGCCCAAAGCTGGCG ACTTCTCCTGA
- the ROBO4 gene encoding roundabout homolog 4 isoform X2, which produces MGSGGARLFGVHWALPLLLLTGSMAQDFPPQILVHPEDQLFQGPDPARMRCRASGQPPPTIRWLLDGHPLSMVPPDVHHLLPDGTLLLLRPPPRGRAHDDRTRSTDLGVYTCEASNRLGTAVSRGARLSMAVLQEDFQVQPRDTVAAVGEQVLLQCEPPWGHPEPTVSWWKDEKPLALQPGRHSVSQGSLLMARAEKSDAGTYMCVATNSAGRRQSRVARVSIQEPQDYKEPLELLAVHIQLENVTLLNPDPKKGTKPGPAVWLSWKVSGPAAPAQSYTVLFRTQAAPGGQGAPWAEALLAGWQSAELGGLHWGQDYEFKVRPSSGRAQGPDSNVLLLRLPEQVPSAPPQEVTLKPGNGSILVSWVPPPAENHNGIIRGYQVWSLGNTSLPPANWTVVGEQTQLEIATHMSGSYCVQVAAVTGAGAGQPSSPVCLLLEQAMERAAQQPSAHSPWTLEQLWAALKRPEVIASGGVVLWLLLLGTAVCIHRRRRAGVRLGPGLYRYTSEDAILKHRMDHSDSPWLADTWRSTSGSRDLSSSSSLSSRLGVDPRDPLDVISWDPRSPGVPLLPDTSTFYGSLIAEGPSSPPARPSPQAPAARRLTPQLAQLSSPWPSSDSLCGRRGLSSPRLSLAPAEAWKARKKQELHQANSSPLLRASHPAELWACDLGNRGSKNFSQSPGAVPRALVAWRALGPQLLSSSSELMTRPLPPVPIAPRGPPTQSQQTQHSVEPPAPTSPPPPAAPVPALIPSSALHLSSPQASSLSGPSPASSRLSSSSLSSLGEDQDSVLTPEEVALSLELSEGEETPRNSVSPMPRAPSPPITYGYISVPTASDLADMGRPGGGVGSEVRGLLCPPRPCLTPTPSEGSLANGWGSASEDNGPSARASLVSSSDGSFLADAHFARALAVAADSFGFGLEPREADCVFTDVSSPPSPRDDLSLTSTLSLTPWEWRSDWLEDIEKNPTQWLGRGLPPWLPESRISSQKSQLSSPVPKAGDFS; this is translated from the exons GTCAGCCACCTCCCACCATCCGCTGGCTGCTGGACGGGCACCCCCTGAGCATGGTGCCCCCAGACGTTCACCACCTCCTCCCGGACGGAACCCTCCTGCTTCTGCGGCCCCCTCCCCGGGGACGTGCCCACGATGACCGCACCCGATCCACGGACCTGGGAGTCTACACCTGTGAGGCCAGCAACCGGCTGGGCACGGCAGTGAGCCGGGGCGCACGGCTGTCCATGGCTG TCCTCCAGGAGGATTTCCAGGTCCAGCCTCGGGACACAGTGGCTGCAGTGGGCGAGCAGGTGCTTCTGCAGTGCGAGCCGCCGTGGGGCCACCCAGAGCCCACTGTCTCATGGTGGAAGGATGAGAAACCCCTGGCCCTGCAGCCAGGGCGGCACTCG GTGTCCCAAGGCTCCCTGCTGATGGCAAGAGCAGAGAAGAGTGACGCAGGGACCTACATGTGTGTggccaccaacagtgcaggacgACGGCAGAGCCGGGTGGCCAGGGTGTCCATCCAGG AGCCCCAGGACTACAAGGAGCCCCTGGAGCTTCTGGCTGTGCACATTCAGCTGGAAAACGTGACCCTGCTGAACCCAGACCCCAAGAAGGGCACCAAGCCCGGGCCAGCTGTATGGCTCAGCTGGAAG GTGAGCGGCCCCGCTGCACCTGCTCAGTCCTACACAGTCCTGTTCAGGACCCAGGCCGCCCCTGGGGGCCAGGGAGCCCCGTGGGCAGAGGCCCTGCTGGCTGGCTGGCAGAGCGCAGAGCTTGGGGGCCTCCACTGGGGCCAAGACTACGAGTTCAAAGTGAGACCGTCCTCTGGCCGCGCTCAAGGCCCCGACAGCAACGtgctgctcctgaggctgcctgaACAAG TGCCCAGTGCCCCTCCCCAGGAGGTGACCCTAAAACCTGGCAACGGCAGTATCCTTGTGAGCTGGGTCCCACCACCTGCTGAAAACCACAACGGCATCATCCGTGGCTACCAG GTCTGGAGCCTGGGCAACACCTCGTTGCCCCCGGCCAACTGGACCGTGGTGGGTGAGCAGACCCAGCTGGAGATTGCCACGCACATGTCAGGTTCCTACTGCGTGcaagtggctgcagtcactggcgCAGGCGCTGGGCAGCCCAGCAGCCCTGTCTGCCTCCTATTAG AGCAGGCCATGGAGCGAGCTGCCCAGCAACCCAGTGCGCATAGCCCATGGACCCTGGAGCAGCTGTGGGCAGCCTTGAAGCGGCCAGAGGTCATTGCCAGCGGGGGCGTtgtgctgtggctgctgctgctgggcacTGCCGTGTGCATCCACCGCCGGCGCCGAGCTGGGGTGCGCCTGGGCCCAG GTCTGTACAGGTACACCAGTGAAGATGCCATCTTAAAACACAG GATGGATCACAGCGACTCCCCCTGGCTGGCGGACACGTGGCGCTCCACCTCCGGCTCTCGAgacctcagcagcagcagcagcctcagcagTCGGCTTGGAGTGGACCCCCGGGACCCGCTAGATG TGATCTCCTGGGATCCCCGAAGCCCTGGGGTGCCCCTGCTTCCTGACACCAGCACTTTCTATGGCTCCCTCATCGCCGAGGGGCCTTCCAGCCCCCCAGCCCGGCCAagcccccaggccccagctgcCAGGCGGCTCACACCCCAGCTGGCTCAGCTCTCCAGCCCCTGGCCCAGTTCGGACAGCCTCTGTGGCCGCCGGGGCCTCTCTTCCCCACGCTTGTCTCTGGCCCCTGCAGAGGCCTGGAAGGCCAGAAAGAAGCAGG AGTTGCACCAGGCGAACAGCTCCCCACTGCTCCGAGCCAGCCACCCTGCGGAGCTCTGGGCCTGCGACTTGGGCAACAGAGGCTCCAAGAACTTTTCCCAAAGCCCAG GAGCTGTGCCCCGTGCTCTGGTGGCCTGGCGGGCGCTGGGACCACAGCTCCTCAGCTCCTCCAGTGAGCTGATGACTCGCCCTTTGCCCCCAGTACCCATCGCTCCCCGTGGACCCCCCACTCAGAGTCAACAGACCCA GCACTCAgtggagcccccagcccccacctcccctccaccGCCAGCAGCCCCCGTCCCCGCCCTCATTCCCTCCAGTGCCCTCCACCTCTCCAGCCCCCAGGCCTCTTCCCTCTCTGGTCCCAGCCCAGCATCCAGCCGCCTGTCCAGCTCGTCGCTGTCGTCCCTGGGGGAGGATCAGGACAGTGTGCTGACCCCTGAGGAGGTGGCCCTGAGCCTGGAGCTCAGTGAGGGTGAGGAGACCCCCAG GAACAGTGTCTCTCCGATGCCAAGGGCGCCTTCCCCTCCCATCACCTATGGCTACATCAGCGTCCCCACGGCCTCAGACCTAGCGGACATGGGCAggcctggaggaggggtggggtccGAGGTGAGGGGCTTGCTGTGCCCACCTCGGCCCTGCCTCACACCCACCCCCAGCGAGGGCTCCTTGGCCAACGGCTGGGGCTCAGCCTCAGAGGACAACGGCCCCAGCGCCAGAGCCAGCCTGGTCAGCTCCTCCGATGGCTCCTTCCTGGCTGATGCCCACTTCGCCCGGGCCCTGGCCGTGGCTGCGGACAGCTTTGGCTTTGGTCTGGAGCCGAGGGAAGCAGACTGCGTCTTCACGG ACGTTTCGTCACCTCCTTCCCCTCGGGACGACCTCTCTCTGACTTCCACCCTTTCCCTGACCCCGTGGGAGTGGAGGTCAGACTGGTTGGAGGACATTGAGAAAAATCCCACCCAGTGGCTGGGAAGGGGGCTGCCTCCCTGGCTGCCTGAATCTCGGATCTCTTCCCAGAAAAGTCAGCTCAGCTCTCCTGTGCCCAAAGCTGGCG ACTTCTCCTGA